CCCTCACCCCGGGGGCGGTGGCCGAGGACTTCGACCGGCCGCTGTGGGCCCGCCTCGCCTCCTGCGACCTGCTGGGCCTGGTCGTCGCGGAGGAGCACGGCGGAGCGGGCCTCGACGCCATCGCCCTGTGCCTGGTGCTGCGCGAGGCCGCCCGGGTGCTGGCCCGGGTGCCGCTGCTGGAGCACTGTGCGACGGCCATGGCCGTCCAGGCCCACGGCGGGCCCGAGCTGGCCGCCGCCCTGCTGCCCGACGCCGCCCGCGGCGCGCTCGTCCTCACCGCCGCCGCGCACGGCCGATCCGGCCACGATCCGGCCGAACTCGCCGTCACCGCCCGCCGCGACGGCGCGGACTGGACCCTGACCGGCATCCAGACCGCCGTCCCCTGGGCGCACACCGCCGACTGGATCGCCGTACCGGCCCACACGGGGGAGGGGGAGGCGGTCCTCGCGCTCGTCCCGCGCACCACGGCCGGCCTGGGCCTCGCCGAGCAGTGCTCCACCAGCGGCGAGCGCCTCGCCGAACTGACCCTGGACGGGGTGCGGGTACCGGCCGCGCACCTCATCGACGCCCCGGGCGCCTGGGACGCGCTGCGCGGACTCCTGACCATCGGGACCTGCGCCCTCGCGCTCGGCCTCGGCGAGAACGTCCTCGCCATGACCGGCCAGTACACCGGCAAGCGCGAGCAGTTCGGCTTCCCGGTGGCCACCTTCCAGGCCGTCGCCGTCCAGGCCGCCGACCGCTACATCGACCTGCGCGCGATGGAGGTCACCCTCTGGCAGGCGGCCTGGCGGCTCGACGCCGCCACCGGCGGAGCGGGCGGCCCGCTGCCCAGCGCCGGCGACGTGGCGGTCGCCAAGATCTGGGCCTCGGAGGGGGTGCGCCGGGTGGTGCAGACCGCCCAGCACCTGCACGGCGGCATGGGCGCCGACACCGACTACCCGTTGCACCGCTACCACGCGTGGGCCAAGCAACTGGAGCTCCAGCTGGGCCCGGCCGCGGCGCACGAGGAGGCCCTGGGCGACCTGCTGGCCGCCCACCCCCTCGGCTGAGCGGGCGGGCCGCCCCCGCGGCGTTCCGGCGGCGTTCCGGCGGCGTCTAGAGGACGAAGGCCGGGGTCCCGTCGTCCGTGACCATCGGACGCCCGGCGCCGTCCCACGCCTGCATCCCGCCGTCGATGTTGACGGCGTCGACGCCCTGGCGCACGAGGTACTGGGTGACCTGCGCGGAGCGCCCGCCCACCCGGCACATCACGTGCACCCGGCGGCCGTCCTCGACGGCCTCGGTGAACTCGCCGAAGCGGGACACGAACTCGCTCATCGGAATGTGCAGAGCGCCCTCGACGTGGCCGGCCGCCCACTCGTCGTCCTCGCGGACGTCCAGGACGAAGCCTTCGGAGGGCACCGCGGCGGCGTCCACCGAGGGAAGCGGTCCGAAGTTCATGCGTGGCCTTCTCTCATCGCGGATGGGGAGGCCAAACCTATCCGACGGCGCCGCCCACCCCGGCCGGGGCGGCCGGAGCGGCCGCGGCGGCCGGCTCGCCGGCCCCGCACCGCCCCGGCCGGTGCCGCTCCCGCTGCCTGTGCCGCTGCCGCTGCCGGGTCCACCGTCCTACGGGGCGGTGAACGCCGCCAGCTCGGCCTCGCGCTCGGACACCCGCGCCAGCAGCTGTTCCGCGATCTCCTCCAGCAGCCGGTCCGGGTCGTCCGGGGCCATCCTGAGCATCGACCCGATCGCGCTGTCCTCCAGCTCCCGGGCCACCAGCGCCAGCAGCTCCTTGCGGCGCGAGAGCCACTCCAGCCGGGCGTACAGCTCCTCGCTCTCGCCCGGCTCGGGCTCCTCCGGCGCCGGACCGGCCGCCCACTCCTCGGCCAGCTCGCGCAGCAGCTGCTCCTCGCCGCGCCCGTACGCCGCGTTGACCCGCGCGATGAAGGCGTCCCGCCGCTCGCGCTCCGGCTCGTCCTGGGCCAGGTCCGGGTGCGCCTGCCGGACCAGCTCGCGGTAGAGCCGTCGCACCTCCTCCGAGGGCCGCACCCGCTGCGGCGGCCGCACCGGGCGGTCGGTGAGCATCGCACCCGCGTCGTCCGCGATCCCGTCGGAGCCCATCCAGTCGTGGAACAGCTCGTCGACCCCGGGCATCGGCATCACCAGCGCGCGGGCCTCGTGCGCCCGCCGCAGGTCCTCCGGGTCACCGGTGCCGGCCGCCTTCGCCTCGGCGATCAGCGCGTCCAGCTCGTCGAGGCGCGAGTACATCGGGCCGAGCTTCTGGTGGTGCAGCCGGGAGAAGTTCTCCACCTCCACCCGGAAGGTCTCCACCGCGATCTCGAACTCGATCAGTGCCTGTTCCGCCGCCCGGACGGCCCGCTCCAGACGCGCTTCGGGACGCTCCTCGGCGCCACCCCCCGCCCGCCCCTCGGCGAAGGCCCCGGAGTCACCGGGTACGGACTGCTCGGGCTGCTCGGACTGCTCGGTGTGCTCGCTCACCCGGCCAGCCTACGGCCCGCACGGCCGGCCGCCGGAGCCGTGTTTCACGTGAAACGTCCGGGGCGGTGTTTCACGTGAAACACCGCCCCGGACGGACCCGCGCTCAGACCCCGGACTCCGCCGCCACCCGGCCGGCCCGTACGGCCGCCACCAGGTCCGCGTGGTCCGCCTCGGTCCGGTCGGCGTAGGCCACCGCGAAGCCGGCCATCGCCTCGTCCAGCTCCGCGTTCTTCCCGCAGTACCCCGCGAGCAGTCGCGGGTCCACGCTGTGCGCGTGTGCCCGGGCCAGCAGGGCGCCGGTCATCCGCCCGTAGTCGTCGATCTGGTCCACGGCCAGCGCCGCCGGGTCGACGCTGCCCTTGCGGTTGCGGAACTGCCGCACCTGGAAGGGCCGGCCCTCCACCGTGGTCCAGCCGAGCATGATGTCGGAGACCACCTGCATCCGCTTCTGGCCGGCCACCACACGGCGCCCCTCGTGCTCCGGCGGCGGCGCCGGGAAGCCCAGGGCGGGCAGGTACGGCAGCAGCACCGAGGGCCTGGCCTCCTTGACCTGGAGCACCAGCGGCTCGCCCCGGTGGTCCAGCAGCAGCACCACGTACGACCGCGTGCCGACGCTGCCGGTGCCCACCACCCGGAAGGCCACGTCGTGGATCGCGTACCGGGCCAGCAGCGGCAGCCGGTCTCCGGTCAACGTCTCCAGGTACGGGCCGAGCGAGGCCGCCACGGCCGCCGCCTCCGCGTCACCGACCCTGCGCAGCACGGGCAGGGCGTCGACGAACCGGCAACTCCCGTCCTCCGCGGGCGCGGTGGACCGGGCCGCGAACCGGGCGGAGGTGTTGTTGCGGGCCTTCTGCGAGACCCGCTCCAGGGTGCCCAGCAGGTCACGGGCGTCGGCGTGCGAGACCAGCTCCTCGTCCGCGATGGCGTTCCAGGCGTCCATGGCCGGCAGCTTCGACAGCAGCCTCATGGTCCGCCGGTAGGCGCCCACCGCGTCCAGCGCGGCCGCCCGGCAGGTGTCCTCGTCGGCCCCGGCGACCCGCCCCGCGAGCACCAGCGAGGTCGCCAGCCGCTTCACGTCCCACTCCCACGGCCCGAAGACGGTCTCGTCGAAGTCGTTCAGGTCGATGACGAGTTCACCGCGGACGTCCCCGTACAGACCGAAGTTCGCCGCGTGCGCGTCACCGCAGATCTGCGCGCCGACCCCGGTCACCGGACCGCCCGACAGGTCGTGGGCCATCAGTCCCGCCGCCCCGCGCAGGAACGCGAAGGGGTTAGCCGCCATCCGCCCCACCCGTATCGGGGTCAGCCCGGCCACCCTGCCGACGTTCGACTCCTCCACCGCCCGTACGGCGTCCGGCCGGTCGGCCGGTGCCTCGAACCGCGCGTGCGCCGAACGCGGCACCCGCGTACGCAATTCCTTGCCGGCCCCCTTGGGCGATGCCTCCGCCACTCTCGGCGCGAAACCCGCCACCTCCGGTATCCGCTGCCCCGTCCCCGCCGCCATGTGCGCCGCCCCCACCCGTACGTTCGATCGCCTGAAGAACGGGCTGACCGTACCTACAGCCCGGCGTCCCTGGCCAGCAGTGCCGCCTGCACCCGGTTCTCGCAGCCCAGCTTGGCCAGGATGCGGCTCACGTACGTCTTCACGGTGGCCTCGCTCATGTGCAGCCGCCGTCCGGCGTCCGCGTTCGACAGGCCCTCGCCCAGCAGCGCCAGCACCCCGCGCTCCCGTTCGCTGAGCTCCGCCACCTGCCGGCGGGCCTCCTCGCCGCGCACCGCGGCCCTCCCCGAGGCGAGCTGGTCCACGACGTGCCGCGTCGCCCCGGGTGAGAGGTACGCGTCGCCGGCCGCGGCCGCCCGGACCGCGCCGATCAACTCGCCCGGCGCCGAGTCCTTCAGCAGGAACCCGGCGCTGCCCTGGCCCAGTGCCCGCAGGACGTTCTCCTTCTCGCCGAAGGTGGTCAGCACCAGCGCCCGGACCCCGGGCACGGCCCGCCCCAGCTCCGCCAACGCCGTCAGGCCGTCCATCACCGGCATCTGGATGTCCAGCAGCACCACGTCGGGCCCGTGCGCGCGGGCCAGGTCGACGGCCTCCCGGCCGTTCGCCGCCTCCGCCACGACCTCGATGTCCGGCGCCGAGGTCAGGATCATCCTGATCCCGGCCCGGATCAGCGGCTCGTCGTCGGCGATCACCACTCTGATCACTTGGGCTGTCACCCGCGCTCCTACTGGTCGACCTCGTACGCCTGCTTGTCCACGAGCTTGCCGTCTGTGAAGCAGAACCGGAAAACCAGGTCCTTCCCCAGCCCGCTGGGCTGGTCCCTCGCCAGCAGGGCCGTGCAGTCCGAGCCCTCCGGCCGGTCCGGCCCCTTCCGCTCCGCGCCCGCGACCAGGAAGCTGCCGCCGCTCGGCAGCCGGTCGCGCACGGTCTTCTCCGGCGCGCCCACCTGCACGGCGTCGAACTCCGCGCGGTCGATCATCGAATCGTCCATCGAGCCCACCAGCAGCGCCACCCCGGCGCCGCCGACGATCACCAGGAGCACCACCGCGGCGAAGGCGATGCCGCAGCCCAGCGCGAAGCCTCCGGTGCGGGTGCGCTCCGGCACGGCGAGCTCCCGGTCCACCACCGACCAGTCCATGGGCGGCACCGCCCTCAGGCCCTGGGCCCGCTGCCCGAAGTCGTCCGCCACCTCCTCGACCCCGGCCGGCTCCGCCCCGTACGGCAGCACGCCCGCCACCCGGAACCCGCCGCCCTCCACCGCGCCCGCGTGCACCATCCCGCCGACCAGCCGGGCCCGTTCGCGCAGCCCCGTCAGCCCCTGCCCGCCCGAGACCACCTCGCCGGCGCCGGGGCCCGCCGCGGGACCGTTGGCGATCTCCACCACCAGCGAGTCGTCCTCGTACCGCAGCTCCACCGCGATCGGGGCCCCCGGCGCGTGCTTGTACGCGTTCGTCAGCCCCTCCTGCACGATCCGGTAGGCGGCGTGGTCGCACGCCGCGGCCAGCGGCCTCGGCTCGCCCGTCACGGTCAGCCGTACGTCCGTCCCCGCGCCCCGCGCCGCCTCCACGACGCCGCCGATCCCGGCGACCCCGCGCGCCGCCGGCTGCGCCGCCTCCTCCACGGGTACCGGTGCCTCGATGCCGTCCCGCAGGATGCCGACCACCTCGCGCAGCTCGTGCATCGCCGCCACGGACGCCTGGCGCAGCACGCCCACCGCTTCGAGCTGCCGGTCGGTGAGGTGCGGGTCCACCTCCAGCGCCCCCGTGTGCACCGAGATCAGCGCCAGTTGGTGGCCCAGGCTGTCGTGCATGTCCTGGGCGATCCGCTGCCGTTCGCGCAGCCGGGCCTGCCCGGCGACCATCGCCCGCTCGCGCAGCAACTGCGCGTTGCGCTCCTGGAGCGCGCTCAGCAGGGTGCGGCGCTGGGACCAGTAGCGGCTGGCGAGGCCCGGGATCACCGTGGTCGCCAGGAACATCAGCGTGGTGAAGATGACCACGAGCAGTGGGCGCATCTGCGACCACTCGTGCAGGACGCCGAGGCCGACCGATGCGAAGAAGGCCAGCGTGAACGCGGCCGCGGCCCGCCCCACCCCGATGATCCGGCGCCCCGCCGACCAGCCCAGCAGCATCGTGACCAGGATCGTGCCGGGCAGGAACGCACCGAGCGCCGCACCCGTCACCAGCGTCGACGCGGGCAGGCGCCGCCGCAGCAGGGTCAGCGCCACCACGACCGCGGCGCTCGCCAGCATCCGGAGCCCGGAGCCGTTGTCGAGCTCCTCGACGCCCAGCCCGACCAGGGCCAGCACCCCGGCGACCACCAGGTCCCCGGCCAGCATCCGCCGGGTCCAGGGCTCCGGGCCCTTCAGCCAGCCCAGCCCCGCACGCGTCCTCGCCATGGCATCCACGGCACCGACCCTAGACAGCGGCCCCGGTCCCGGCCGTCCTCTTTCGTCGCGCCGTCCCCGACGAAAGTCGTCACCGCGGCCGCCGGGTGTGAAGTTCTCACGGTCCGGGGGGCGTCAGGTCACGGCCGACCGGTGTCGACGTACCTGTCCCGGCCGGGGGTCCGGGTGCGAGCCTGTGGGAGGTCACCGAAGGGAGCGGGCATGGAGCGGCTGGAGATCGGATTGCTGGGGCCCCTCGTCGTCACGGTCGGCGGCAGGTCCGTCGTACCCAGTGCCGCGAAGCAGCGCAGGCTGCTCGCGCTGCTGGCCGTGAACCTGGGGCGCGAGGTGAGCATGGGGACGATCGTCGAGGAACTGTGGGGCGGGTGCCCGCCCAGCGGTCCGGCCGCGGCGGTGCAGACGTACGTGAAGCACCTGCGGCACCGCATCGCGGCCGTCACGGGCGCCGACCCCAAGGAGATCGTCGCCACCGGCTACGCGGGCTACCGGCTCGGCTCCGCCGGGGCCCGGGTCGACACCCGGGAGTTCGAGGCGACCGTGGCCGACGCCAACCGGGCGCTGGCCACCGGGGACGACGAGCGGGGCGCCGGGCTGCTGGGCTCCGGCCTGGCCGCGTGGCGCGGCCCCGCCCTGTGCGACGTCCAGCGGGGCGGAGTGCTGCGGGCGGAGGCG
Above is a window of Streptomyces subrutilus DNA encoding:
- a CDS encoding acyl-CoA dehydrogenase family protein, translating into MDFTFTEEQQAAVEAAKAVFADVAPDGVPSPALTPGAVAEDFDRPLWARLASCDLLGLVVAEEHGGAGLDAIALCLVLREAARVLARVPLLEHCATAMAVQAHGGPELAAALLPDAARGALVLTAAAHGRSGHDPAELAVTARRDGADWTLTGIQTAVPWAHTADWIAVPAHTGEGEAVLALVPRTTAGLGLAEQCSTSGERLAELTLDGVRVPAAHLIDAPGAWDALRGLLTIGTCALALGLGENVLAMTGQYTGKREQFGFPVATFQAVAVQAADRYIDLRAMEVTLWQAAWRLDAATGGAGGPLPSAGDVAVAKIWASEGVRRVVQTAQHLHGGMGADTDYPLHRYHAWAKQLELQLGPAAAHEEALGDLLAAHPLG
- a CDS encoding rhodanese-like domain-containing protein; the protein is MNFGPLPSVDAAAVPSEGFVLDVREDDEWAAGHVEGALHIPMSEFVSRFGEFTEAVEDGRRVHVMCRVGGRSAQVTQYLVRQGVDAVNIDGGMQAWDGAGRPMVTDDGTPAFVL
- a CDS encoding J domain-containing protein, whose translation is MSEHTEQSEQPEQSVPGDSGAFAEGRAGGGAEERPEARLERAVRAAEQALIEFEIAVETFRVEVENFSRLHHQKLGPMYSRLDELDALIAEAKAAGTGDPEDLRRAHEARALVMPMPGVDELFHDWMGSDGIADDAGAMLTDRPVRPPQRVRPSEEVRRLYRELVRQAHPDLAQDEPERERRDAFIARVNAAYGRGEEQLLRELAEEWAAGPAPEEPEPGESEELYARLEWLSRRKELLALVARELEDSAIGSMLRMAPDDPDRLLEEIAEQLLARVSEREAELAAFTAP
- a CDS encoding DUF2252 domain-containing protein, whose product is MAAGTGQRIPEVAGFAPRVAEASPKGAGKELRTRVPRSAHARFEAPADRPDAVRAVEESNVGRVAGLTPIRVGRMAANPFAFLRGAAGLMAHDLSGGPVTGVGAQICGDAHAANFGLYGDVRGELVIDLNDFDETVFGPWEWDVKRLATSLVLAGRVAGADEDTCRAAALDAVGAYRRTMRLLSKLPAMDAWNAIADEELVSHADARDLLGTLERVSQKARNNTSARFAARSTAPAEDGSCRFVDALPVLRRVGDAEAAAVAASLGPYLETLTGDRLPLLARYAIHDVAFRVVGTGSVGTRSYVVLLLDHRGEPLVLQVKEARPSVLLPYLPALGFPAPPPEHEGRRVVAGQKRMQVVSDIMLGWTTVEGRPFQVRQFRNRKGSVDPAALAVDQIDDYGRMTGALLARAHAHSVDPRLLAGYCGKNAELDEAMAGFAVAYADRTEADHADLVAAVRAGRVAAESGV
- a CDS encoding response regulator; the encoded protein is MTAQVIRVVIADDEPLIRAGIRMILTSAPDIEVVAEAANGREAVDLARAHGPDVVLLDIQMPVMDGLTALAELGRAVPGVRALVLTTFGEKENVLRALGQGSAGFLLKDSAPGELIGAVRAAAAGDAYLSPGATRHVVDQLASGRAAVRGEEARRQVAELSERERGVLALLGEGLSNADAGRRLHMSEATVKTYVSRILAKLGCENRVQAALLARDAGL
- a CDS encoding sensor histidine kinase; the encoded protein is MARTRAGLGWLKGPEPWTRRMLAGDLVVAGVLALVGLGVEELDNGSGLRMLASAAVVVALTLLRRRLPASTLVTGAALGAFLPGTILVTMLLGWSAGRRIIGVGRAAAAFTLAFFASVGLGVLHEWSQMRPLLVVIFTTLMFLATTVIPGLASRYWSQRRTLLSALQERNAQLLRERAMVAGQARLRERQRIAQDMHDSLGHQLALISVHTGALEVDPHLTDRQLEAVGVLRQASVAAMHELREVVGILRDGIEAPVPVEEAAQPAARGVAGIGGVVEAARGAGTDVRLTVTGEPRPLAAACDHAAYRIVQEGLTNAYKHAPGAPIAVELRYEDDSLVVEIANGPAAGPGAGEVVSGGQGLTGLRERARLVGGMVHAGAVEGGGFRVAGVLPYGAEPAGVEEVADDFGQRAQGLRAVPPMDWSVVDRELAVPERTRTGGFALGCGIAFAAVVLLVIVGGAGVALLVGSMDDSMIDRAEFDAVQVGAPEKTVRDRLPSGGSFLVAGAERKGPDRPEGSDCTALLARDQPSGLGKDLVFRFCFTDGKLVDKQAYEVDQ
- a CDS encoding AfsR/SARP family transcriptional regulator yields the protein MERLEIGLLGPLVVTVGGRSVVPSAAKQRRLLALLAVNLGREVSMGTIVEELWGGCPPSGPAAAVQTYVKHLRHRIAAVTGADPKEIVATGYAGYRLGSAGARVDTREFEATVADANRALATGDDERGAGLLGSGLAAWRGPALCDVQRGGVLRAEALRLDEVRLAALEARIAAELRLGAHTRLVSELTALTSLYPLQENLHAHLILALYRSGRASRALEVFRRLRSTYVSELGIEPSRRLQELHRSVLGCDPTLDAPVPSLVTL